The following are from one region of the Silene latifolia isolate original U9 population chromosome 9, ASM4854445v1, whole genome shotgun sequence genome:
- the LOC141598293 gene encoding uncharacterized protein LOC141598293, translating to MATPITSASTSSASLTIVSWLRSFMDRCKLEKNGSNFADWDAQHRLAAQGDDKLRYLTKAAPTEITTRSTPAARQTYEVYQKESAEMKNVLIFAMEAELQRSAIKISTAHEIYMKLVNMFSQAPRVIQYEAASAFFDLNIKEGQKVSPHVLKLMEHVETLKMHKVEIPNELVIDRILHSLSKIKAYVQFRVNFNMQDKKVSLDELHKMLVQAEWDMGLSVSTTKDVLNVNHKSKGIFKKNGKKGKKRTPNRNIAKTSEASSSKPKYSAPSGDKCHYCCGVGHWKRNCSKYLGDIKAGKVILVGPPPSKDKGKEKQV from the exons atggcaactccaatcacgtccgcatccactagttccgccTCGCTTACCattgtgtcatggctccgatccttcatggatcgatgtaagttagaaaagaatgggtccaatttcgccgattgggatgcacaacatcgcttggccgcgcaaggtgacgacaagcttcgttaccttaccaagGCAGCTCCCACCGAAATTACtactaggtccacccccgccgctaggcaaacctatgaggtttaccaaaaggagtcggccgaaatgaaaaatgtattgatctttgctatggaggccgaactccaacgaagtgctataaagattagcaccgctcatgagatctacatgaagcttgtgaacatgttttcacaagctcctagggtcattcaatatgaggcggcttccgcattctttgatcttaacatcaaagagggccaaaaggtgagccctcatgtgctcaagttgatggagcatgttgagaccttaaaaatgcataaggtggaaattcctaatgaactagtaattgatcgaattcttcattccctaagcaaaatcaaagcatatgttcaattccgggtgaattttaatatgcaagataagaaggtttcccttgatgagttgcacaaaatgcttgtgcaagccgaatgggacatggggctaagtgttagcaccaccaaagatgtgctcaatgtcaatcataagagcaagggaatcttcaaaaagaatgggaagaagggaaagaagcgaactcccaacaggaacatagctaagacttctgaagcaagctcctccaagcccaagtacagtgccccctccggggacaagtgccactattgttgtggagttggacattggaagagaaactgttccaagtatcttggcgacatcaaagctggaaaggttattctagtag ggccccctcctagcaaggacaaaggcaaggagaagcaagtctAG